A genome region from Aphis gossypii isolate Hap1 unplaced genomic scaffold, ASM2018417v2 Contig00517, whole genome shotgun sequence includes the following:
- the LOC126554474 gene encoding uncharacterized protein LOC126554474 encodes MFKCDQCPSVFTAKHNLTVHQKKHTGVRIPCTVCPSTFSFKTSLNKHLKNAHGIINVPAHLRPLPAVPIIDQQTRPSVIQFAPPSTPQIQITPQIVVPDVPAGGSHMLSEDEMCMAAMDEFEDTESYTSAVNGKRVSVANTTSATRAKKTRVDMVQSAGFNEISSSANRKIVWYYAKNITNTKIYSDFLRPLMPELVNLLKTHVQKHAIKFNLKLEATYNRPNVPNSSENRALKTSAVEIFPDSDIRTIVEIAYMKLMKEKDEYMGRGSGFTLESIDGLLLSVYKYTPMGGSSYIELPAYIDRKRATVNPQNVDRYCFKWAILARHVTKPPVYRVGENYRQHEDKYNFDCITFPTPLSDIPKFEKNNINVSINVYSLDKKFQIPKLPRYEVYPLRVVDEEKSNHFDLLLITDGDNSHYPYISNFSRLIRKQKTGHDGRVVFCKRCFTSFDNRNLKYKMSGQEALNQHKLICGAHKPILPEMPKEGDSIEFKAWKKTQRHPFVIYADFEALLVKTEEKKGGSVLQLYRDTKR; translated from the exons atgtttaaatgcGATCAGTGCCCCTCGGTTTTCACcgcaaaacataatttaactgTGCACCAAAAGAAGCATACCGGTGTGCGTATTCCATGCACCGTATGTCCATCAACATTTTCTTTCAAGACCAGCCTCAACAAACATTTGAAGAACGCTCATG gtATCATTAACGTTCCGGCTCACTTGAGACCATTGCCTGCTGTACCGATCATTGATCAGCAAACACGACCAAGCGTGATACAGTTCGCGCCTCCTAGCACCCCGCAGATTCAAATAACGCCTCAAATTGTTGTACCGGATGTCCCGGCTGGCGGATCACACATGTTATCCGAAGACGAAATGTGTATGGCTGCCATGGACGAATTTGAGGATACag AATCTTACACTTCTGCTGTAAATGGTAAACGCGTTTCTGTTGCCAACACCACCTCAGCTACTAGGGCAAAAAAGACTAGGGTGGATATGGTACAGTCAGCCggatttaatgaaatttcgtCGTCTGCAAATAGGAAAATAGTTTGGTATTACGCTAAAAATATCaccaatacaaaaatttattcaGACTTTCTCCGTCCACTTATGCCTGAGctagtaaatttattgaaaacgcACGTTCAAAAACAtgcgattaaatttaatttgaaacttgAGGCGACCTATAACCGTCCGAACGTACCAAACTCGTCGGAGAACAGGGCATTGAAGACTTCAGCGGTAGAAATTTTTCCTGACAGCGACATTAGAACAATTGTAGAGATAGCGTATATGAAGTTGATGAAGGAGAAGGATGAATATATGGGGAGAGGTAGCGGTTTTACTTTAGAATCCATAGACGGGTTATTATTGTCGGTGTACAAATATACTCCGATGGGCGGATCATCGTATATAGAGTTACCGGCGTATATCGACAGGAAGCGGGCGACTGTAAACCCACAGAACGTAGACCGGTATTGTTTCAAGTGGGCGATTCTCGCGAGGCATGTGACGAAGCCACCGGTATATCGTGTCGGAGAAAATTACAGGCAACatgaagataaatataattttgattgcaTCACCTTCCCTACACCTCTCTCAGATATAccgaaatttgaaaaaaataatattaacgtgtCAATAAACGTGTACAGCCTCgataaaaaattccaaatacCGAAATTGCCGAGGTATGAGGTCTACCCGCTACGTGTTGTTGACGAAGAAAAATCCAATCACTTCGACCTGTTACTGATAACGGACGGTGACAACTCGCATTATCcatacatttcaaatttttcccGGCTCATACGTAAACAAAAAACCGGACATGATGGGCGTGTCGTGTTTTGTAAAAGGTGTTTTACAAGTTTCGACAaccgaaatttaaaatataagatgaGCGGACAAGAGGCTCTAAACCAGCACAAATTGATTTGCGGGGCGCACAAGCCGATTCTACCGGAGATGCCGAAGGAGGGTGATAGCATTGAGTTTAAGGCGTGGAAAAAGACACAGCGACACCCTTTTGTTATTTATGCGGATTTCGAAGCATTGTTGGTGAAGACGGAGGAAAAGAAAGGCGGGAGTGTACTACAATTATACAGA